One part of the Bradyrhizobium sp. CB1650 genome encodes these proteins:
- a CDS encoding zinc-dependent alcohol dehydrogenase family protein: MKAFVFERTGDPNDVLAVRELPDAKPGPGEILVRVRLSPVHPSDMHIMRGRFGRQPTVPASPGIECVGVVEALGSGVAGPAPGTRVVLLNVWGSWRELIVSPAERVIPVPDDLSDDDAAQALVNPVTAWVMTMVEHDLKPGDWLVQTAAGSTVGQLVLQLARSERFRTVNIVRRRAQVPDIKAFGGDVVITSEDDDWGMQLATASEGKVLSRVIDCVAGRTGATVARHLAPGGRMLVYGALSSHRQTDPSAFEMPVFAPRLIYSAAAVQGWYLLHWLEVTPLADCGAIFAKVLERLASGALRLPPAKRHRPQNIADALRDADGAPREGKPLLDLSSWAPD, translated from the coding sequence ATGAAAGCATTTGTTTTTGAACGCACCGGCGATCCCAACGACGTCCTCGCCGTACGAGAATTGCCCGACGCGAAACCCGGTCCAGGTGAAATTCTCGTCCGCGTGCGACTTTCGCCGGTTCATCCCAGCGATATGCACATCATGCGCGGCCGGTTCGGTCGTCAGCCGACGGTACCAGCCAGTCCCGGCATCGAATGCGTCGGTGTCGTCGAGGCGCTTGGGTCGGGCGTCGCAGGTCCCGCACCGGGCACGCGCGTCGTTCTTCTGAACGTCTGGGGTTCGTGGCGCGAACTCATCGTGAGTCCGGCTGAGCGGGTTATACCCGTACCCGACGATCTCTCGGACGATGACGCCGCGCAGGCTTTGGTGAATCCGGTTACAGCCTGGGTGATGACGATGGTCGAGCACGATCTCAAGCCGGGCGATTGGTTGGTCCAGACCGCTGCCGGTTCGACGGTGGGCCAGCTTGTGCTGCAACTCGCTCGTTCGGAGCGTTTCCGCACGGTCAACATCGTGCGCCGTCGCGCACAAGTTCCAGACATCAAGGCATTTGGTGGTGACGTAGTGATCACCAGCGAGGACGATGATTGGGGCATGCAACTCGCGACAGCAAGCGAGGGAAAGGTGCTATCCCGGGTGATCGATTGCGTCGCCGGCAGGACCGGAGCGACGGTTGCGCGGCATCTCGCGCCTGGTGGCCGTATGCTGGTCTATGGGGCATTGTCGTCACACAGGCAAACCGATCCTTCGGCATTTGAGATGCCAGTCTTCGCACCGAGGCTGATTTACAGTGCGGCGGCTGTGCAAGGATGGTATCTCCTGCATTGGCTCGAAGTGACACCGCTCGCTGACTGTGGCGCCATCTTTGCCAAGGTCCTCGAACGTCTGGCGTCCGGCGCGCTGCGCCTCCCGCCGGCGAAGCGTCATCGGCCACAAAACATTGCAGATGCCCTGCGCGACGCGGATGGAGCACCGCGCGAAGGAAAGCCGTTGCTTGATCTTAGCAGTTGGGCTCCAGACTAG
- a CDS encoding DUF485 domain-containing protein, translated as MPQSRPERMHEILTDPSFRELASARAKLRWSLSIVTLIMFFGFIALISTARDALGATVAGSAMPLGLVLAVAMIATVVMLTGIYVERSNSRFDELTHALKREFGQ; from the coding sequence ATGCCGCAATCAAGGCCCGAACGGATGCACGAGATTCTCACCGATCCCTCCTTCCGTGAGCTTGCCTCGGCGCGCGCGAAACTGCGCTGGAGCCTTTCGATCGTGACCCTGATCATGTTCTTCGGCTTTATTGCGCTCATCTCGACGGCAAGGGACGCACTCGGCGCCACCGTCGCTGGAAGTGCCATGCCGCTCGGGCTCGTTCTCGCCGTCGCGATGATCGCGACCGTTGTTATGCTGACCGGCATCTACGTGGAGCGGTCCAATTCCCGCTTCGACGAGTTGACCCACGCCTTGAAGCGGGAGTTCGGCCAATGA